DNA sequence from the Dreissena polymorpha isolate Duluth1 chromosome 3, UMN_Dpol_1.0, whole genome shotgun sequence genome:
tggatagatggcaatatgggcattatgcacgtcatttcattttgtttctacgtgaAAAATATGGCaacaatttaaacatctgacaatggtggagccggtaagggacatacattgcttggcaatagtcttgttatatatGGATTGTTCGACACGATATTTGTTTTCATACACAATGCTTGAtattaaaaattgcaaataataCTTGAGGTtagtattaaaatatcataaacgcATGTATAACTGCATACTTCAAGTTTAACTCGATTTCAAACAATTCAAACTCTCTTACAAATCCAACACACATttaattaagcaaataaaaaagGAACGCTGACACTATCAATCTCTAAATGTAATGCAGATACAAACACAAGAGTGTCATCTTGTCACAAAATACCAAGAAAACAATTTATTACCATCCACTTATCTCTCATTTAATAAAAGAAAGTACCTGTGTGCTGTTCATATATTTCTTTTATTGTATTGAGTAAAAGCTGCTTCAGGCCAATACAATAACTGAAATATATGAACAGCACAACGAAATAATGGTAAAACTGGAGTTACTTTATTGTAAAGATCAATGTATGGTGAGCTCAACTGTTTGAAGACTTGCGGAAaacttataaataacaaacaataaataacaatatatattttgcaaaaaaacaacaacaacaacttggcaTTGTCATTGCAATTAAAAAGCAAACACAAGAATGGTAAttagtttttaaaacaataatttttatcGCCATGGTTTGACGTTTATCAAAGAAAAATAATGCTTACCGTTTAGGGTACGCTATAATTAAGTAAATCAAATTAAACCACTTCTAGTTAGTACAAATATCACAAATCAATATTGTGTTTTCAGTAAGAAGTTGTAATACATGTCGTGAAATGGCATATAGCATTGCTTAGATGTTAAATATTAGATGTTAACTAaattatataattgaaaaaatatttcatagccgctcaaattaaagaaaaacaatagcaTCAAATTTAATTTATCAGTTTGCTCATTAATCAATTAGTAACGTCGACACGTCCAAGAACGACCAAACTTTTTACTGTTTTTTACTCCTGAATGAACTGAGGCAACTCGGTTGTTATCGGTACGTTCTCCTTTATGAACTGAGGCTTCTCAATTGTTATCGGTATGTTCTCCTTTGTGAACTGAGGCAACTCAATTGTTATCGGCACGTTCTCCTTTATGAACTGAGGCTACTCAATTGTTATCGGTATGCTCTCCTTTATGAACTGAGGCTACTCAATTGTTATCGGTACGTTCTTCTTTATGAACTGAGGCTACTCAATTGTTATCGGTACGTTTTCCTTTATGAACGGAGGCTACTCAATTGTTATCGGTACGTTCTCCTGTATGAACTGAGGCTACTCAGTTGTTATTGGTGCGTTTtccaggggttccactggccccaaaaaagttgtcgccactttttcgcggcgcgaaactgtcagttattccaaccttattaattaTGACAATCGTCTAAGAAACCTTACAACATAAATGCCATTGACTATATTATTGcttttaaaagtatgtaaatacataaataataataagtaactttataagtcttaataagctttatttatacataaaaacattggtttgcacATGATAAGCAATCACATATAACCCAACTTATCTAATAATGTTTACATCAAtggaacagtatgctgcatacattttttataatatttatttaaacatacaatcacacaaatgtacatcatctggaacggaaaaaaattcaaacatcaataaataaagcctctcaatttaattgttaaacagttacatttcagaaaataaaacatctaaatttaattgtttaacagttacatttggtcatttggcaAATATGATGCACATAAACTGAAAGGGAAAAAATGATACACATCTGAACGACAAACATCTCAATTTAAATTAACACCGCCTTATATACCGTTATAATCATTGATCTTTGTGCCAGTTTGTCCTAAGTGTTACATAATTGAGTGTTCTTTATCATAAAAgaaccgttaatccgataataacccccataaaacttgacaatagcagtaaaaacaccgactgtaacactttcacgcttccgtgattatgctcggtcgcgtgcttttcgactcgcagtacattttcggataggattttaccgattttttgaaattcgccactttaaaaaaattggagccacttaaaaaaaattagcgccatttggcgccaatggcgatcgacagagGAACCCCTTTTCCTTCATGAACTGAGGCTCCTCCCTGGGGTCTCCAACATCCCACGTTTCTCCGATATTCAGACAGACAAAGTTGCTCGGGTTTAAAACGCGGTCTTCCATAGCTTTCTTTAGTCTGTGAGGGGGCTCCAGATAatgctaaaatatttacttatgAAAATGAGGTAAGTATATATGATAAGACGATACTAAATccttatttacattaaatattgcGTGTGAATGTTTTATCGGAACTTTATCCTCCATAAACGGTGCTTCTTTCGTATTGTTGACGCACTAAATCCGCGTTTCTTAAATATTCTCTAACAAATACATTGTTTGTTGTCTAAATCGTTCTTAGTTTGATTGCGCGTGAGCATTGCTTAATTTACTCTGTGTGGGGGCTGAACGATTCTTTAAATAAACCTAGCTATGTGGTAGTCCAGCATTACATATCTACATAGGACCAAGGTGAATGTTGACTCTTAATAGTTGTATTGGGTAACTATCGCGAATATAAACCATGACTTTCTTAAATTCTTGGCAACTAATTTGGAAAGCATTGTGACGCGACATTAcgataaaaacaattaaaattaaaaattaaagttAAGGAAAGTTTTGGAATTGTACATGTTGTTCTGACAAGAAAGGCATTTCTTAAGAACATCAGGGTTATTAGAAGaattgaaacaagagctgtcagaggacagtgcgctcgatTATTCGAATGcctgacagtataacgtaagccatcatggaaacggggggggggataataatgtgggtgtgtggtcatttaatagatgatatttcaaaaataagggaaaacaaatattttattttttcgggggggggggattctggggtgaggcatgggggatggtttgggtggagtgcattgtggtatgtcaggtaagtgttgttttgtcaaagtatgaatcaaatgtgaccataaataaagaagttatggcaatttaagcacaatgttcaattatctaagtataaaaggggccataattatgtcaaaatgcttgatacagttgtctgctcttgtttatagattggggtcatgttggtaaagaagtatatatttggggtagtacgcaaactttaacatttgcacgctaacgggaacggcaacgccaacgccggggtgagtaggctagctccactatatatatttcatttattatagtcgagctaaaaaggtaATGTATAGTTTGATGaccttgttattgttattcataAGTTTCAGTTGTGAAACTTTTTGAAGTTTTTGAAATAGGCTAACATAATTATGTACGTCTGATGAATAATAaactacaaataaatacataaaaaaatccataaaaatgaGTATACGTGAAAATCAACATGCCATTCCttgataataaatatgtatacaaaccTCATTTGTAAGGTGAAAAGTTCCCCATTCTATACCAATCGACATTTTACTCCGAATGTCTACATGGATTTTGACAGCTTCCTCTGGATTAACATGCCGATACTTTGTAATGAACCTGCAAGTAGTGAAGAGTTAATGCAGGAAGTACGTGTAAATACAGGAAATAtaaaaatttgaattaaaatatgaataaagagtGAAATAACTGAGGCGAGATAAAATTATTATTGACAAATCACGTACTTATAAACCAAATAATTAGCCCTTTCAATTACTAAGACAGAGATTTAATGATATAagtttcaagttttaacactTTAAGTGGGAATACGGTTCAATACTTCCATCAAAACTTGCAAAATGTATCTATCCGTTATACTATTTTCACTTTCTAAAATtcttttgattatttatttaaatatttggttGGGTCCCTTGATTTGATACTTGTTTAAAGATTTACACAGTCCGAAACAATTCATATTTCCGCCTCGATCTACAATCGGTTTGTAAAGCCTCTTTTTGCACAATCATGCGACTCGAGGCGCGCTTAGTCACAAAAAAGTATTACGTAATGGTTTTCCCGACGTCTCCAATGTTCAATAATAAACGAGATTTACCGATCAATGGACGATAAATGAACAAAAATCATTGACCTTTATAGACATCTATCAACGTAGTTAGAGTTAAACCATTCACACGAGTGTTGAGACAACAGTATAATATATTCTCTTAAAATGTAGGCATACATTTTATAAGAAATCAAATAATGATGAATTTTGAAATCTAAAAATAAGGGGTGACCACAAGCAACTGGGAAAATAATGCTTCTTACGTATACATATAATGAAAATTAGTGGGCCAGACAGAAAAGTAGGCCAGATAAAAAAGTGGGCCTGATTGAAAAGTGGGTCAGACAGAAAAGTGAGCCAGACAAAAAAGTGGGCCAGACAGAAAAGTGGGCCAGACGAAAAAAGTGGGCCAGACAGAAAAGTGGGCCAGACAAAAAAGTGGGCCAGACAAAACGTGGGACAGACAGAAAAGAGAGCCAGACAAAAACGTGGGCCAGTCAGAAAAGTGGGCCACACAGAAAAGTAGGCCAGACAGAAAAGTGGGCCAGACAAAAAAATGAGCCAGACAGAAAAGTGGGCCAGACAAATAAGTTGGCCAGACAGAAAAGTCGGCCAGAGTGGGCCAGAAATATGGGCCAGACAAAATAAGTGGACCCGACAGAAAAGTGGGCCCGACAAAAAAGTGGGCCAGATAGAAAAGTGGGCCAGACAGAAAAGACCAATAGTGCAGACAAGGGCATGAATATGCCCCGTGCCCCAACCCACTTGTCAAAAAGTCAGGGCATGAAATAACagactacataaataaatatttgtgagcGGTATAAACATTGAAAACTTGAAACAACGCAAGGCTCACATACCCACCAGTGTTCTCTCAAAATGCACTTTTTGAAACAAACAAGCAAGAATACTATCACCATGATCCtgtcattttacatgtatatactatCTTCAATATCAAATCTTAGTCTTAATCATGTAAACAGGTAAGACTGTTTATGATCTTAACCAGTAAAGATCAAACTTGAATATTCAAACTAACGGTTTGATGGAATTCACACAACCGAAACATAAAGCAAACCTTGGTGTGTAAGCCCCAATGGGTATTCCAGCCAAATCAAATGGTCCGTACGTCTCTCCAATCTTTTTGAAAAGATCTTCATAGTATCCAGTGTCACCTGCAAAGTAGAAGGAATGCCTtggacctttcaccacccaactACACCAGAGGCACTGCAATTGACAACAATTACATGAGATGTTTTAATTCACAAAAAACATATCTTTGAGCAAAAAGAAAATCTAAAACAATATTTCTGTTTAAgaagataaaatatgtttgttttataataaatcctattttaatataacaaaacaatttagcTAAAATAAGTGTGTTCATTACTAACATaataacaaaataagtttttttttcaatacaaatattgaaatatttatttcaagctTCCAACATGGCACCTTTTAGAGATGTAGGTATTACCTATAGCATTATTATAACAAAACCATTTAGATGAAATAATTGTGTTCACAACTGATTTAATAACAACatacttttgttttcaatacaaATAATCTAGTATTTATTTTACCGTATTAAAGTCAAATATACTCCTCTGGCACCAGTGCTGACTTGGCGTACAAATGAATTTCACCCCATTGAATTCCACTCCATGCCACCAGTCTAGTTCAGTCAAATTTTTATCCTCAACGTCCATAGCTAGGAACCATGCCTTGGTTCCGCCAGCAACAAACCAATGCACATCCTTAAATTTTGCATTGATTTCTCTCACTGCCTTGGCCTCCAGATGGTCATAGTGGTTGTGGCTGATGATGACAGCATCAAGCTTTTCAATGTCCTTAACCTGGCAGGAAGCGTTTCTGTGTCTCTTGTAGCCAAAGGGCCAGATCGGTCCGCAAAATGAGTCCAGAACGGGGTCAGTAAGAATTGTCATGTCCTCCATCTGAACAAGCATTGTGGCATGGCCAATCCATGTGACCTGTATTTTGTCTACAGGAGGATGTTTGATTTTATCCATATTTGACTTTACAGGAAGTACCCAATCAAGCTCCTGAAAGATTATCATATCACAAACCCATTAtttcgttatgatcagatactgtaccgacaaatactaaataccagcatggtgtcataaaccacccgtggtagatgcctgatcattgaacatcatttatgataccccAATGTCTTATATCGTGGTAGTAGTATTACGTAgtcatttctaagactaatgttacatcaaatactcaaactaaatattgtatagatattagccagtttaatcataataatacagtacatTCGTCCTAACATATTTTTCACAcaggcggacattcgttcctatgtttttttgacaacctgaacattcgtgccttcgttattttgacatTACGGATAATTgttcctacataattttgacagcccggagattcgttcctgaataattgctatcccggtcattattatcacatttcaTCAAAATGATATGAAACTCTGGGCATTTTATCCGGTATTTTAATGTATCGTTataaaattagtttgtttatatttttttccatatttgtGTTATAGTTTATACTGTTGTAAGACTTTATCGTGATCATGATAATCATACCGATAAAACTTttcgaatatatcgacttacactgagatcGATTCTTTGCGAAACCTTGCAGAAATCGGGGCGTGAAAACTATGAAGTAGCAAATATAtggtctgtcaaaataatgttagAACGATTGTACGGAATGTCAAAATAGCGTGGGAATGAATGTCCGGGTAGTTAAAATaacgtaggaacgaatgtccgccttgtcaaaattagtgTAGGAACGATTGTCCTTGTAAAAAGAATGTTCGAATACAtaattaagtgcttaatacctatacatttgaaatatttataacattttattctAAACACGAAACCTTTTTAGCGGGTACCGCTAAAATAAAACGTTATTACGTAGTCTTATAAATAGTGTTCGTTAGTGTATggaagaacaaaattaaaacaagcattttcgttGACCACAACGAGGTTAAAGAATGTCTCCGAAAAATACAGACTAAAGAGATTAATGACATAAAGTGACAGAAAAGTATCACTCATAATCACGATTAAAGAGAAATCAAGGTGTATGCATAGACAGTTTAGTTTGCTCCACGTTTTTTTTCCCGTATAaaagaattcttcaatattgtctttcactgtaaACGAACATTAATATTCAAATTAATAGAAACAggacataacatttaaaaattgtaatgtgatTTGCATTTTCTATTGCTTTTTCATATGATTGAGTCAAAACGCATTTTACACGTTTGATCGTTCACGAAAAAATAATACTGACCAAcaaacatacctttgagaatttaagttatataataactAGGCCGTGATCCAAGAACACTTTTGTTCCCCCCCCGGGGTAATTTTGTAGACCCTATATTTTTTAATCATCTATATCCCCTGAGTGTCATGACACATTGTTTGCAATTGGCTAGCGGGGCGTTACGgagaaatttaactttaaaatatatgattgtaaaacgtttttttaatattgttttttagaTCACCTTTAATACAAAATGCAAACTTTGTAAGAAAACATCTTATTTTAACATTCCTTAATAAAACAAAGATTGTAATCATTCAAAGCCTTCCtcttatgtttatataataatattttctattataatatatgtcacatatatatattacacatatttgtatatgaTTGACATACATATTCCTTTAACATACTTATTGTGTgtcaaacatattatttcatatcaTAATCACATTATTCTATTAAACAATATGCCAACAAGCTTGgtaaaataatgacaataatcAATGTAACAATTATGAATCAttctgataataataacaataatagtgataataataCCGATGACAAAGAGATAGCATACATAGGAATTCATCTCTCAGGCAAATAATAGACTAATTAATACTCAACTTATAAGATATGTATAACCTGATAATTGTATCATCTTAAATATAGTTACTTTTATTAGTTTgatgattattattgttataataacaataaccataataataattattattattgttattattattttatacttttaaatCAAAGTTTAACTAACGATTTGCCATTTTTTGCATGTTCATAGTTAGGACACAGGAGTTATATCACTGATCATCAAACACTTCATCAAGCAAATTGTCAATGTCAATACTATCATCATTTTCATCCTCATCCTGATTGGTTTTATTCTCTTGCAAATTTGTACAGAGTATGTCCACTAGCTCACTGGGGAAAATGTCACTATCAGTCAAAACATATTTGATTCCGTTTTCACCAAGTTTCCAGCTACTATTTTGAACATCAGGCATGCAGGGATATCTTTCATGGGCGTGTAACCAAATATATGTTTGGTAATTAGCACATCTGGTGTGCATGTCAAGTGTTGCTTTATATTGATGTAGCAAACTTAAGTCAATAGTGTAGCATGAGTTCAAGGTATTACCTTTGATCTCACTTCTCTTACAGAAAGTTTCAAACCGGCGCTTATTTACATCTGAGTAATTTTGCTTTCCATACATATAACATACACAATACTCTATTTCTAATAACAAGTCATCACTCCACTCCTGtctttcaccaaacttggtataGGTAAGCATTAAGTCTGTATTTTTCTTGAGAAGCTTTACTGGACCTACTTTCCCCCTTCTCACAAATGCGCTCACAGTATTGCAGCCAGTAAAGCTGTGAACTGCGTGTAACACTGAATAAAAGTCATTTCCCTTTGCTTTTACACTCTTTTCTATGACGATGAGTCTTCGTTT
Encoded proteins:
- the LOC127874387 gene encoding N-acyl-phosphatidylethanolamine-hydrolyzing phospholipase D-like, producing MDKIKHPPVDKIQVTWIGHATMLVQMEDMTILTDPVLDSFCGPIWPFGYKRHRNASCQVKDIEKLDAVIISHNHYDHLEAKAVREINAKFKDVHWFVAGGTKAWFLAMDVEDKNLTELDWWHGVEFNGVKFICTPSQHWCQRSIFDFNTCLWCSWVVKGPRHSFYFAGDTGYYEDLFKKIGETYGPFDLAGIPIGAYTPRFITKYRHVNPEEAVKIHVDIRSKMSIGIEWGTFHLTNEHYLEPPHRLKKAMEDRVLNPSNFVCLNIGETWDVGDPREEPQFMKEKGFLCRSPLAPNGANFF